A single Megachile rotundata isolate GNS110a chromosome 9, iyMegRotu1, whole genome shotgun sequence DNA region contains:
- the Wnt10 gene encoding wnt oncogene analog 10 has product MPPSRSGRVYEGPPSRIAIRIGPAIALLLILFENRRATCLMSNSVDDWVSGNAVVCNGIPGLTKEQRELCHRNPDVTVAAIKGLQMAISECQHQFMWHRWNCSSLTPSSRTQQSSVLLQRGYRETAFAFAISAAGVAHSVARACSMGRLLSCGCDPSSYKGKPPAKARGTQWKWGGCSHNLDYGMEFSRQFLDTRERVGDIQSTVNLHNNQAGRLAVATNMQVRCKCHGMSGSCELKTCWKVAPDFRLVGKTLKDRFRNAVLVAQSNLGSVTPLTRVRGSRRRRPDRQRQRKHRGGGRKRRPRDLAKQLFYYQKSPNFCERDPSADIPGTAGRRCNKTSSGGDGCGSLCCGRGYNVVRQRRVERCRCKFHWCCYVQCQNCTVEEWITVCK; this is encoded by the exons ATGCCTCCTTCTCGATCAGGACGCGTCTACGAAGGACCACCGTCTAGGATCGCCATCAGGATCGGACCCGCCATCGCGCTCTTGCTGATTCTCTTCGAGAATCGTCG CGCGACCTGCTTAATGAGCAACTCCGTGGACGATTGGGTGAGCGGCAATGCCGTGGTGTGCAACGGTATACCAGGCCTGACGAAGGAGCAACGCGAGCTCTGCCACAGGAATCCGGACGTGACGGTGGCTGCGATCAAAGGTCTGCAAATGGCGATATCCGAATGTCAACATCAATTCATGTGGCACAGGTGGAACTGTTCGTCTCTCACGCCGAGCAGTAGAACTCAGCAAAGCAGCGTTCTTCTTCAAAGAG GTTACAGAGAAACCGCGTTCGCGTTCGCTATCTCCGCGGCGGGGGTGGCTCACAGCGTTGCCCGAGCGTGCAGCATGGGACGGCTACTCTCCTGCGGATGCGACCCGTCCAGCTACAAGGGTAAACCTCCTGCCAAGGCCAGGGGCACGCAATGGAAGTGGGGCGGCTGCTCTCACAACCTCGATTACGGCATGGAGTTCTCGAGACAGTTCCTAGACACGCGCGAAAGGGTCGGGGATATACAGTCGACGGTCAATCTCCACAACAATCAGGCTGGTCGCTTG GCGGTGGCGACGAACATGCAGGTGCGCTGCAAGTGTCACGGCATGTCCGGCTCCTGCGAGCTGAAGACCTGCTGGAAGGTAGCGCCGGACTTTCGATTAGTCGGGAAAACGTTAAAGGATCGTTTCCGAAACGCCGTGTTGGTGGCACAGAGCAATCTAGGCAGCGTGACACCGTTGACTCGAGTGAGAGGCTCGCGAAGAAGAAGGCCGGATCGACAGAGGCAAAGGAAACATCGTGGCGGTGGCCGTAAAAGGAGGCCTCGCGATCTCGCTAAACAGCTGTTCTATTACCAAAAATCGCCGAATTTCTGCGAGAGGGATCCTAGCGCGGACATTCCTGGTACCGCCGGTCGAAGGTGCAACAAGACCAGTTCCGGCGGGGACGGATGCGGCAGTCTCTGCTGCGGCAGAGGGTACAACGTGGTCAGGCAACGACGCGTCGAGAGGTGCAGGTGCAAATTTCACTGGTGTTGCTACGTGCAGTGTCAAAATTGCACGGTGGAAGAGTGGATCACCGTTTGCAAGTGA